The Nostoc sp. 'Lobaria pulmonaria (5183) cyanobiont' genome window below encodes:
- the psaK gene encoding photosystem I reaction center subunit PsaK: MLTSTLLAAATTPLQWSPTVGLIMIIANIIAIAFGKSTIKYPNAEPKLPSANFLGNFGVPALLATTAFGHILGVGTILGLHNLGRI; encoded by the coding sequence GTGTTGACCTCAACCTTACTCGCTGCTGCAACCACACCTCTGCAATGGAGTCCTACAGTTGGACTGATTATGATTATTGCTAATATCATTGCCATTGCCTTTGGCAAATCTACCATCAAGTATCCCAACGCTGAACCAAAACTACCCTCAGCCAATTTCCTTGGTAATTTTGGTGTACCAGCCCTTTTAGCAACTACCGCCTTTGGTCATATCTTGGGAGTAGGTACTATTTTAGGGCTGCATAACCTGGGAAGAATTTAG